A genomic region of Anaerolineales bacterium contains the following coding sequences:
- a CDS encoding energy-coupling factor transporter transmembrane protein EcfT translates to MQTLYQPYDSPLHRLNPLSKLLVALPQMALMLVVSEPWTPLAFLALTSLILLTLGRVTLRRFLRLLAPLLLLVILFTAFYPFLVRQSLVEHTRLLWQWGPIMLYQGGLYLALVTGLRILALLASSLPFSLSSDSADFVRALVQQARLPYRIGYSTLAAFRFIPMLQSEMAVVQAAHRVRGVDSQPGWRGTLERLRRSAVPLLTTAIRQAERTALAMDARAFGALPQRSYFRRMRFSGWDWAYLLGFWALSAALLLALRHFGLLGPLHVLQIL, encoded by the coding sequence ATGCAGACGCTCTACCAACCGTACGATTCGCCGCTGCACCGCCTGAACCCGCTCAGCAAGCTACTGGTGGCGTTGCCCCAGATGGCGCTGATGCTAGTGGTCAGCGAACCCTGGACCCCGCTGGCCTTCCTGGCCCTCACCAGCCTGATCCTGCTGACATTGGGGCGCGTTACGTTGCGCCGCTTCCTGCGCCTGTTGGCGCCGCTATTGTTGCTGGTGATCCTCTTCACCGCTTTTTATCCCTTCCTGGTGCGCCAGAGCCTGGTGGAACACACCCGCCTGCTGTGGCAGTGGGGCCCGATCATGCTCTATCAGGGCGGCCTGTATTTGGCGCTGGTAACCGGCCTGCGCATCCTGGCGCTGTTGGCCAGCTCGCTGCCGTTCTCGCTCTCCAGCGATTCGGCCGATTTTGTGCGCGCCCTGGTGCAACAGGCTCGCTTGCCCTACCGCATTGGCTATAGCACCCTGGCAGCCTTTCGTTTCATCCCCATGCTGCAAAGTGAAATGGCGGTAGTACAAGCTGCCCACCGCGTGCGCGGCGTGGACAGCCAGCCGGGCTGGCGCGGCACACTGGAGCGCCTGCGTCGCTCAGCGGTGCCGCTGCTCACCACCGCCATCCGCCAGGCAGAGCGCACCGCGCTGGCGATGGATGCCCGCGCCTTTGGCGCCCTGCCGCAACGCAGCTACTTCCGCCGCATGCGCTTCAGTGGCTGGGATTGGGCCTACCTGTTGGGTTTCTGGGCGCTGAGCGCCGCGCTCCTGTTGGCCTTGCGCCACTTCGGCCTGCTTGGCCCTTTGCATGTGCTGCAAATCCTCTAG
- a CDS encoding ABC transporter ATP-binding protein has translation MPIIEINALTVKYARRKLAALHQLSLHVSHGETVLLLGPSGSGKSTLALTLNGLLPQAVGELRSGSVRVAGLDTQEHSVADLAQQVGILFQDPDAQFATLKVEDEVVFGLENLGYPPQQMETRIQQVLTDVGVSALRDRPVSALSGGEKQRVALASLLAIQPEVLVFDEPTANLDSMGTQQVFALLAELKSRGEHTLVLIEHKLDELMHLIDRVVVLNPQGGILADGPPRQIFDEHGPALQQMGVWMPQVALLAHTLRQRGVALPLFPITLGDAVRAFRPWVAAATPPAPAEPASPAQPTPPALSIQHLSFNYGQQAALQDVSVQINQGDFLAIVGANGAGKTTLAKHLMGILRPPAGTIQLQGVEFNEIPTQELARKIGYVFQNPEHQFVTETVWDEVAYGLRVMQTEEATLASTTQALLETFGLVRYAKANPFTLSYGEKRRLSVASMLALGQDVLILDEPTFGQDERNATALLEILQELNRTGKTVIVITHDMRLVLENANRVVAMSAGRVLFDGAPAALAAQPALLSEARLTLPPLARLSALLATEQPHLRQVLTLNDYLALS, from the coding sequence ATGCCCATTATTGAAATCAATGCGCTCACGGTGAAGTATGCGCGGCGCAAGTTGGCTGCGCTGCACCAGTTGAGCCTGCACGTAAGCCATGGTGAAACCGTGCTCTTGCTGGGGCCTTCGGGCTCCGGCAAGAGCACCTTGGCGCTCACCCTCAACGGCCTGCTACCGCAGGCCGTAGGCGAGCTACGCAGCGGCTCCGTGCGCGTGGCGGGGCTGGATACTCAAGAACATTCTGTGGCCGACCTGGCGCAACAGGTCGGCATTCTGTTTCAAGATCCAGATGCGCAGTTTGCTACGCTCAAGGTGGAAGACGAAGTCGTCTTCGGCCTTGAGAACCTTGGCTATCCTCCGCAACAAATGGAAACGCGCATCCAACAGGTCTTGACGGATGTCGGCGTCTCGGCCCTGCGCGATCGCCCGGTCTCGGCGCTCTCCGGCGGCGAGAAGCAGCGCGTGGCGCTGGCTTCCCTGTTGGCCATCCAACCCGAGGTGCTGGTGTTCGATGAGCCAACCGCCAACCTGGATTCGATGGGAACCCAGCAGGTGTTCGCCCTACTGGCCGAGCTGAAGTCGCGCGGCGAACACACTTTGGTGCTGATCGAGCATAAGCTGGATGAGTTGATGCACCTCATCGATCGCGTCGTGGTGCTCAACCCCCAGGGTGGCATCCTGGCGGATGGCCCGCCGCGGCAGATCTTTGATGAGCACGGCCCGGCGCTGCAACAAATGGGGGTTTGGATGCCGCAAGTGGCCTTACTGGCGCACACTTTGCGGCAGCGTGGCGTAGCCCTGCCGCTCTTCCCCATCACCCTGGGCGATGCGGTGCGCGCCTTCCGCCCCTGGGTGGCGGCGGCCACGCCGCCGGCCCCAGCCGAGCCAGCCAGCCCGGCCCAGCCCACCCCGCCGGCTCTTTCGATCCAGCACCTCTCATTCAATTATGGCCAGCAAGCCGCGCTGCAAGATGTCTCGGTGCAGATCAACCAGGGCGATTTTCTCGCCATCGTGGGCGCCAACGGGGCTGGCAAGACCACGCTGGCCAAGCATCTGATGGGCATTCTGCGCCCCCCGGCGGGCACGATCCAGCTACAGGGAGTGGAGTTCAACGAGATCCCCACTCAGGAGCTGGCGCGCAAAATTGGCTACGTCTTCCAAAACCCAGAGCACCAATTTGTGACCGAGACAGTGTGGGATGAAGTGGCCTACGGCTTGCGCGTGATGCAAACCGAAGAGGCCACCCTGGCCAGCACCACCCAAGCATTATTGGAAACCTTTGGCCTGGTGCGCTATGCCAAAGCCAATCCGTTCACGCTGAGTTACGGGGAGAAGCGCCGCCTCAGCGTGGCTAGCATGCTGGCGCTGGGGCAGGATGTGCTCATCCTGGACGAGCCTACCTTCGGCCAGGACGAGCGCAACGCCACCGCGCTGCTGGAGATCTTGCAGGAGCTCAACCGCACAGGCAAGACGGTCATCGTGATCACCCATGATATGCGCCTGGTACTTGAAAACGCCAACCGCGTCGTGGCGATGAGCGCCGGGCGGGTCCTATTTGATGGCGCCCCCGCTGCGCTGGCCGCCCAGCCGGCGTTGCTATCCGAAGCGCGCCTCACCCTGCCGCCGCTGGCGCGCCTCTCGGCGTTACTGGCCACGGAGCAACCCCACCTGCGCCAGGTGCTCACCCTGAACGACTATTTGGCCCTCTCCTGA
- a CDS encoding ECF transporter S component gives MAKKSAKGKNSWSTRDLLVTIVIGLAFGVLLIPVTWAYAGLLSLGGIFTRTILGGLYFMPAAFAAYVMRKPGATLLASVLSALPSMFGPYSLIVVMIGALIGLVGELFVWLLTRYRNFSRIGMLWLGVASGVSVFVLILGSMLHTTTFAPSVLAAALAVSAIVFGLCSVIAQYLADSVVKTGVLANTALGESRADEI, from the coding sequence ATGGCTAAGAAATCAGCTAAGGGGAAGAATTCGTGGAGCACGCGCGACCTACTGGTCACTATCGTGATCGGCCTGGCCTTCGGCGTGCTGCTCATCCCCGTCACCTGGGCCTACGCAGGCCTATTGAGCCTGGGGGGCATCTTCACCCGCACCATCTTGGGCGGCTTGTACTTTATGCCCGCCGCGTTCGCCGCGTATGTGATGCGCAAACCGGGCGCCACGCTGTTGGCCAGTGTCCTCAGTGCGCTGCCTTCCATGTTCGGCCCCTACAGCCTGATCGTAGTGATGATCGGCGCCCTGATCGGCCTGGTGGGTGAGCTGTTCGTCTGGCTGCTGACGCGCTATCGCAACTTCAGCCGTATCGGTATGCTCTGGCTGGGCGTTGCCTCCGGCGTGAGCGTCTTCGTGCTCATCCTCGGCTCGATGCTGCACACCACCACCTTCGCGCCCAGTGTGCTGGCCGCCGCGCTGGCCGTCTCGGCCATCGTCTTCGGCTTGTGCAGTGTGATCGCCCAATACCTGGCTGACTCCGTGGTAAAGACTGGCGTGCTGGCCAACACAGCACTGGGCGAAAGCCGCGCGGATGAGATCTAA